The following are encoded in a window of Pelecanus crispus isolate bPelCri1 chromosome 6, bPelCri1.pri, whole genome shotgun sequence genomic DNA:
- the PYGL gene encoding glycogen phosphorylase, liver form encodes MSRPLSDQERRKQISIRGIVGAESVAELKRGFNRHLHFTLVKDRNVATPRDYFFALAHTVRDHLVGRWIRTQQYYYEKDPKRIYYLSLEFYMGRTLQNTMINLGLQNACDEAIYQLGLDMEELEEIEEDAGLGNGGLGRLAACFLDSMATLGLAAYGYGIRYEYGIFNQKIRDGWQVEEADDWLRHGNPWEKARPEYMLPVHFYGRVEHAATGAKWVDTQVVLALPYDTPVPGYMNNTVNTMRLWSARAPNDFNLRDFNVGDYIQAVLDRNLAENISRVLYPNDNFFEGKELRLKQEYFVVAATLQDIIRRFKASKFGSTESVRTVFDSFPDQVAIQLNDTHPAMAIPELMRILVDIEKLPWNKAWDITKRTFAYTNHTVLPEALERWPVDLVEKLLPRHLQIIYEINQRHLDHIASLFPNDVDRLRRMSLIEEGGTKRINMAHLCIVGSHAVNGVAKIHSEIVKTQVFKDFAALEPEKFQNKTNGITPRRWLLLCNPGLAELIAEKIGEDYVRDLSQLTKLHEFVDDDRFIREVAKVKQENKVKFALYLEKEYKVKIDPSSMFDVHVKRIHEYKRQLMNCLHIITMYNRIRRDPAKLFVSRTVIIGGKAAPGYHMAKMIIKLINAVAQVVNNDPVVGTKLKVIFLENYRVSLAEKVIPATDLSEQISTAGTEASGTGNMKFMLNGALTIGTMDGANVEMAEEAGEENLFIFGMRVEDVTELDREGYNAQEYYDRLPELKQAIDQIKSGFFSPKEPDLFKDVVNMLFHHDRFKVFADYEAYVKCQEKVSELYRNTKAWTKMVIRNIAAAGKFSSDRTIKEYARDIWHVEPSDLKIPPPNEPRDVVEDKTPNGTAA; translated from the exons ATGTCGCGACCGCTGTCGGACCAGGAGCGGCGAAAGCAGATCAGCATCCGCGGGATCGTGGGAGCCGAGAGCGTGGCCGAGCTGAAGCGGGGCTTCAACCGGCACCTCCACTTCACCCTGGTCAAGGACCGCAACGTGGCCACCCCCCGCGACTACTTCTTCGCCCTGGCCCACACCGTGCGGGACCACTTGGTGGGACGCTGGATCCGCACCCAGCAGTACTACTACGAGAAGGACCCCAAG aggATTTACTACCTCTCCCTGGAGTTTTACATGGGGCGGACGCTGCAGAACACCATGATTAACCTGGGGCTGCAGAATGCCTGCGATGAAGCCATCTACCAG CTCGGGCTGGACatggaagagctggaagaaatcGAGGAGGATGCCGGGCTCGGCAACGGCGGGCTCGGCAGGCTTGCTG CCTGCTTCCTCGACTCGATGGCCAcgctggggctggcagcctACGGCTACGGCATCCGCTACGAGTACGGCATCTTCAACCAGAAGATCCGGGATGGGTGGCAG GTAGAAGAAGCCGACGACTGGCTCCGGCATGGCAACCCCTGGGAGAAAGCCCGTCCCGAGTACATGCTGCCTGTGCATTTCTACGGCCGGGTGGAGCATGCTGCCACCGGTGCCAAGTGGGTCGACACCCAG GTGGTGCTGGCGCTGCCCTACGATACACCCGTGCCCGGGTACATGAACAACACCGTCAACACCATGCGCCTGTGGTCGGCTCGGGCGCCCAACGACTTCAACCTGCGAGACT TCAACGTCGGAGACTACATCCAGGCCGTGCTGGACAGAAACCTGGCGGAGAACATATCCCGCGTCCTCTACCCCAACGACAAC TTCTTCGAGGGGAAGGAGCTGCGGCTGAAGCAGGAGTACTTCGTCGTGGCTGCCACCCTCCAGGACATCATACGCCGCTTCAAAGCGTCCAAATTTGGGAGCACAGAGAGTGTCCGAACCGTGTTTGATTCCTTCCCCGACCAG gtCGCCATCCAGCTGAACGACACACACCCTGCCATGGCCATCCCTGAGCTGATGAGGATTTTGGTGGACATCGAGAAGCTGCCGTGGAACAAG GCCTGGGACATCACCAAGCGTACCTTCGCCTACACCAACCACACGGTGCTTCCCGAAGCCCTGGAGCGCTGGCCGGTGGACCTGGTGGAGAAGCTGCTCCCCAGACACCTGCAGATCATCTACGAGATCAACCAGAGGCACCTGGAT CACATCGCGTCCCTCTTCCCTAACGACGTGGACCGGCTGCGGAGGATGTCCCTGATAGAGGAGGGAGGCACCAAGAGGATCAACATGGCCCATCTCTGCATCGTCGGCTCCCACGCTGTCAACGGCGTGGCGAAGATCCACTCCGAAATAGTCAAGACTCAAGT cttcaaggactttgcagcgCTGGAGCCAGAGAAGTTTCAGAACAAGACCAACGGCATCACCCCACGGCGCTGGCTCCTGCTCTGCAACCCGGGGCTGGCGGAGCTCATCGCGGAG AAAATAGGGGAGGACTACGTGCGGGACCTGAGCCAGCTGACAAAGCTGCACGAGTTTGTGGACGACGACCGCTTCATCCGGGAGGTTGCCAAAGTGAAGCAG GAGAACAAGGTGAAGTTCGCGCTGTACCTGGAGAAGGAGTACAAAGTGAAGATCGACCCGTCCTCCATGTTCGACGTGCACGTGAAGAGGATCCACGAGTACAAGCGGCAGCTGATGAACTGCCTGCACATCATCACCATGTACAACC GCATCAGGAGGGATCCTGCGAAGCTGTTTGTGTCGAGGACAGTGATCATTGGGGGCAAG GCTGCCCCAGGGTATCACATGGCTAAAATGATCATCAAGCTCATTAACGCTGTGGCTCAGGTGGTGAATAACGACCCCGTTGTGGGGACCAAGCTGAAGGTCATCTTCCTGGAGAACTACAGAGTCTCGCTGGCAGAGAAAG TGATCCCTGCTACCGACCTGTCGGAGCAGATCTCCACGGCGGGCACCGAGGCATCAGGTACGGGCAACATGAAGTTCATGCTGAACGGGGCTCTGACCATCGGCACCATGGATGGAGCCAACGTGGAAATGGCCGAGGAGGCTGGAGAGGAAAACCTATTCATCTTCGGCATGAGGGTGGAAGACGTCACGGAGCTGGACAGGGaagg GTACAACGCCCAGGAGTACTACGACCGGCTCCCCGAGTTGAAGCAAGCCATTGACCAGATTAAGAGCGGCTTCTTCTCCCCGAAGGAGCCTGACCTCTTCAAAGACGTGGTCAACATGCTCTTCCACCACGACCG